Below is a window of Pirellulales bacterium DNA.
TGTGCCCATTACCATTTGGGCGGGTTACTCTTGGCGGAAACGCCATTTTTATTTGGCAGAGTTTGTGACAAGATTCACAAAGTCGGCAGGTTGAGCTTCCGAGCATATCGAATTGCGGCTTCTGGGCGACTGGTGCTATTTAGCTTTCGGCTGATCGTAAGTTATTGGTAATAAACACCTTATGGATGCGTTACTGCCAATTCTGTTGTTCGTCTTGATTGCCGCGGCAGCATCGTGCGCCATGGTTTTGGCCCCGCGAGTGCTTGCTCCGCGAAAATGTACGCGGGTCAAAGAAATGCCCTATGAGAGTGGCATGGACCCTATTCACGACACCCGTCGGCGGTTTGCGGTACGTTTTCACCTTGTCGCCCTCGCGTTTTTAGTGTTCGACGTCGAACTATTGTTCCTCTATCCCTGGGCTGTCGCGATGCGAAATCAAGCTGGGTTTAGCTCTGCCGTCGGCAGCGTTGTCTCCAGTCGTGGTCTAATTTTCGGCGGCGCGATGGTGTTCATTTTGCTAGTGGTCGTCGGATTCGCTTACGACTGGCGAAAAGGGGTGTTCAAGTGGCGGTAGAGATCCCCGAAAACGTCGTCGTTAGCAAGCTCGACGAGCTGGCAAGTTGGTGCCGCAAGAACAGTCTCTGGCCAATGCCGTTCGCCACGGCGTGCTGCGGCATCGAGTTGATGGCAACCGGTGCCAGCAAGTACGATATCGCCCGCTTTGGCGCGGAAGTATTTCGTTTCAGCCCGCGCCAATGCGACCTGATGATCGTGGCTGGCCGAGTGGTGATGAAGATGCTCCCCGTGCTGCAGCGCATCTGGCAGCAAATGAACGAGCCGAAGTGGTGCATCTCGATGGGCGCTTGCGCCAGCACGGGCGGCGTGTTCGACACCTACAGTGTCGTTCAAGGGATCGACCGCTTCATCCCCGTCGATATGTACCTCCCCGGTTGTCCGCCGCGGCCAGAACAGTTGATTCAAGGGATCATTGACCTGCAAGATAAAATCCAGCGCGAAGGAACTGTTCGCGGGCATGAATTTGAGGTTGAAGCCCGTCAACGGCCGAAACGAGCACTCGTCGAATTGCCCGGATTGCCGGAAATCGACAGTGCCAGAAATCCCGTGATTTGACTTCACCGTTCAACAAATTGAACCACCTTGGCACGGAGGGAGACTAAGTCGTTTTTGCTTTTTTCTCGGCGAACCTGTGTCGCCGAGGTGTAATAAACCAATGATGCCCAAAGCCGCCACCATGGACGCTGTGCTCACCCGCTTTCCAACGGCAACGACGAGTGAATATCGCGGAGCGGCTCGTGCGGTCGTGTCGTCGAGCGAAGTGATTGAAGTATTGAGATTTCTCAAGGATGAGCTTGGCTTTGATCTGCTCAATGACATTACATGCGTCGACTATTTGAACTATCGCGATTCAACGGACCGGTTTGGCCTGGTTTATATCGTTTCGAACACGACGACGAACGAGCAATGGGTCGTCCGCACGTTCTTGAACGAGCCCGACTTAGTAGTTCCGACGGCCACGGGGCTGTGGAAAGGGGCCAATTGGATGGAGCGTGAAGTTTGGGACATGTTCGGCATCACCTTTGCTGGCCATCCCGACCATCGCCGCATTTTATTGCCCGACGAATTCACGGCGTTTCCATTGCGAAAAGACTATCCGCTGCAAGGCCGCGGCGAACGGCATAACTTTCCAGTGCTCACGAGGGAGTCGGCGTAGCTATGAGTTATGAGCATTGAGCAATGAGCATCGGAAGAGCAACAACGATCGGAGTTTTGGAACGAACAAAATCATTTGCTGTAAAAATCTTTAAGATGTGCTCAAGTCTTCCGAAGACCATGCCGGCGAAAACGCTCGGGATGCAAGTTCTGCGAAGTGGCACCTCCGTTGGATCCCAATACTGAGAAGCAAGACGTGCCAGATCAGACGCCGAGTTCATCAGCAAATTGAAGAGAGCTATGCAAGAGTTAGAAGAAACTTGCTACTAACTGGAATTGATTGTGGAAACAGAATTGTTGCCCGCAACTCGCCTCTCGCAACTTCGTGACGAAGGGGAACAGCTAATGAAAATGCTTGCCGCCTCTGTAAGAACCGCCCGCCGAAAGAAATAACTGGGAATTATCTCTGAGCAAAGAGCATTGAACAATGAACGCAAACAAAACAATTCCACCCTGCTCAATGCTCACCGCTCATAACTCATAGCTCTTTCCGATATGCCGTTAGCTCCGGTTGAAACACGCGATATCGCCCACGACGAGCCGCAGGATTACCTGTGGACGCTCAACTTCGGTCCGCAGCATCCGGCCACTCATACGACGCTGCGGATTGTGTTGAAGCTTGACGGCGAGCGGGTGATCGACGCAATGCCCGACATCGGCTATTTGCACTCTGGCTTCGAAAAGCTCGGTGAGCACTTGAATTACAATCAGTACGTCACCGTCACTGACCGGATGAACTATATCTCGCCGATGTCCAATAATGTGGCCTGGCACGGCGCTGTCGAAAAGTTGCTGGGGCTGGAACTGCCAAAGCGCTGCCAGTACATCCGCGTGATCATCGCCGAATTGTCGCGAATCAGTGACCATTTGCTGTGCAATGGCGCGGCAGGGCTCGATACCGGGGCTTTTACGTACTTCTTGTACGCGTTTTATCAGCGCGAAGTGCTGTACGACATTTTCGAGACGTTGTGCGGCGCGCGGTTCACCAACAGCTACACTCGGGTGGGCGGCTTGATGCACGACATGACGCCGCTGGTCGTCGAGAAAATACGCACATTTTGCCAAAATTTTCCCAAGACGCTGCACGACATGGAGCGGCTGCTCGACCGCAACAAGATCTTCGTCGATCGTACGAGAAATGTCGGCGTACTGACGAAAGACGAGGCGATCAACCGCAGTTGCAGCGGCCCTGTTGCACGCGCCAGCGGCGTAACGCGAGATCTTCGCAAAGACGATCCCTATTTGGCGTACCCGGATTTCGATTTCCAGGTCTGCTGCATGAGGACCGGCGACTGCTATGCCCGTTACCTGGTTCGCATGGCTGAAATGTGGGAGAGTTTGAAGATCGTGCAGCAAGCGATTGAGAATTTGCCGGCAGGCCCCGTCAATGTCGACATCGGCCAGCGCACGGCGCTGCCGGAAAAGCGCTGGGTGTATTCGACGATTGAAGGAACGATCTCACATTTCGAACTACAGATGAGCAACCGCGGCTTCGAAGTGCCCAGCGAAGAACGCTATGTAGCGATGGAAGCCCCCAATGGCGAACTGGGCTTTTACGTCGTGGGTGACGGCACGGAAACCGCCTACCGCGCGCGCTGCCGGCCGCCGTCTTATATCCACTTTGCAGTGTTTCCGCACTTGATCCGCGGTCATACGTTGAGTGACGTGGTGGCGGTGCTGGGAAGTTTGAACATCATTGCCGCCGAACTAGATCGATAATTAGCCTGAACCGCAGAGGCACAGAGTAGGCAAGAGGATGACTTCCTCTCCGCGTCTCTGCGGTTCAAAATTAACCAAGCATGTCTGCGACAGTCGAAAAAATCTTGACGGAGGAAATGGTTGCCGAAATTACGGCGCTGTTTCCTCGCTATCCCACGAAGCAAGCCGTCGTGCTGCCGGCGCTGCATGTCGTCAACGATCAATTGCGGCACGTGCCGCTAGAGGCAATTGTCGAAATCGCGCAGTTGCTCGATCTTGCACCATCGCAGGTTCAAGACACGCTGTCGTTTTACGGCATGTTCAAACAAGACCGTCCGCACGGCAAAGTGCGGGCCTGGGTTTGCCGCTCGATTAGCTGTATGCTCCGCGGTGGCGAAGAAGTACTCGAGCACATGTGCCACCAAGCCGGCGTGCGGCCAGGTGAGACGACAAACGACGGAAATCTCACGATTGAATTTGCCGAATGCCTCGGCGCCTGCGAATACGCGCCCTGCATGTTGGAAGGCAAGAATTTGCACAGGAACTTAACCAAAGAAACAGCCGAGAATTTTGTAAAAGAAACTATGAGCTAAGAGCATTGAGCAATGAACACAAACAAGCAGCATTCCTATACTCATCGCTCACTGCTCATAACTCATAGCTAGCCCCGATGCCTCAACGTCCTGAACCCGTGCTCCTCGCCAACGTCGGCAAACCCGACTCCTGGACGCTGCGCGTCTACGAACAAACCGGTGGCTATCAAGCGTTACGCAAGGCGGTCAAAGAAATGACGCCGGTGCAAGTCATCGACGTGGTCAAAGCCAGCGGGCTGCGCGGCCGCGGAGGCGCGGGCTTTCCGACTGGGCTGAAGTGGACATTTCTGCCGAAGGATCACCCCGGCCCGATCTACATGTGCATCAACGCCGACGAGAGCGAGCCGGGCACATTCAATAACCGCATTCTGATGGAAGATGACCCACACCAGGTCATCGAAGGGATCATTCTTTCGTGCTACGCCACCCGCGCGACGACAGCCTATTTGTATCTCCGCTACGAA
It encodes the following:
- the ndhC gene encoding NADH-quinone oxidoreductase subunit A — its product is MDALLPILLFVLIAAAASCAMVLAPRVLAPRKCTRVKEMPYESGMDPIHDTRRRFAVRFHLVALAFLVFDVELLFLYPWAVAMRNQAGFSSAVGSVVSSRGLIFGGAMVFILLVVVGFAYDWRKGVFKWR
- a CDS encoding NAD(P)H-dependent oxidoreductase subunit E is translated as MSATVEKILTEEMVAEITALFPRYPTKQAVVLPALHVVNDQLRHVPLEAIVEIAQLLDLAPSQVQDTLSFYGMFKQDRPHGKVRAWVCRSISCMLRGGEEVLEHMCHQAGVRPGETTNDGNLTIEFAECLGACEYAPCMLEGKNLHRNLTKETAENFVKETMS
- the nuoB gene encoding NADH-quinone oxidoreductase subunit NuoB: MAVEIPENVVVSKLDELASWCRKNSLWPMPFATACCGIELMATGASKYDIARFGAEVFRFSPRQCDLMIVAGRVVMKMLPVLQRIWQQMNEPKWCISMGACASTGGVFDTYSVVQGIDRFIPVDMYLPGCPPRPEQLIQGIIDLQDKIQREGTVRGHEFEVEARQRPKRALVELPGLPEIDSARNPVI
- a CDS encoding NADH-quinone oxidoreductase subunit C; the encoded protein is MPKAATMDAVLTRFPTATTSEYRGAARAVVSSSEVIEVLRFLKDELGFDLLNDITCVDYLNYRDSTDRFGLVYIVSNTTTNEQWVVRTFLNEPDLVVPTATGLWKGANWMEREVWDMFGITFAGHPDHRRILLPDEFTAFPLRKDYPLQGRGERHNFPVLTRESA
- a CDS encoding four helix bundle protein; translated protein: MSIGRATTIGVLERTKSFAVKIFKMCSSLPKTMPAKTLGMQVLRSGTSVGSQY
- the nuoD gene encoding NADH dehydrogenase (quinone) subunit D, whose translation is MPLAPVETRDIAHDEPQDYLWTLNFGPQHPATHTTLRIVLKLDGERVIDAMPDIGYLHSGFEKLGEHLNYNQYVTVTDRMNYISPMSNNVAWHGAVEKLLGLELPKRCQYIRVIIAELSRISDHLLCNGAAGLDTGAFTYFLYAFYQREVLYDIFETLCGARFTNSYTRVGGLMHDMTPLVVEKIRTFCQNFPKTLHDMERLLDRNKIFVDRTRNVGVLTKDEAINRSCSGPVARASGVTRDLRKDDPYLAYPDFDFQVCCMRTGDCYARYLVRMAEMWESLKIVQQAIENLPAGPVNVDIGQRTALPEKRWVYSTIEGTISHFELQMSNRGFEVPSEERYVAMEAPNGELGFYVVGDGTETAYRARCRPPSYIHFAVFPHLIRGHTLSDVVAVLGSLNIIAAELDR